The proteins below come from a single Maylandia zebra isolate NMK-2024a linkage group LG23, Mzebra_GT3a, whole genome shotgun sequence genomic window:
- the LOC112432754 gene encoding ATP-binding cassette sub-family C member 4-like isoform X4 produces MGHMVAKGTYTELQQSGLDFTSLLKKEEEEQQQPHHDTPTRTRTLSQNSVLSQTSSVQSIKDEDQLPAEKVQTFAEETRAQGTIGIRIYAKYLAAGANIVVLLAVVLLNIMAQVAYIMQDWWLAYWADEQEKLMASSNMTNITTNGLNVTKELDTDFYLGIYGGLTAVTIIFGFGRNLVLFNVLVRCSQSLHNRMFSAILQTPVRFFDINPIGRVLNRFSKDIGLLDSNMPVTFADFVQIFLQILGVIAVAASVIPWILIPVVPLLLIFLYLRRYFLRTSRNVKRLESTTRSPVFSHLSSSLQGLWTIRAFGEEKRFQKVFDAHQDLHSEAWFLFLTTSRWFAVRLDGICSIFVTITTFGCLLLRDKLDAGAVGLALSYSVTLMGMFQWGVRQSAEVENMMTSVERVVEYTKLESEAPWETQKRPPPDWPSKGLVTFDQVNFSYSADGPQVLHNLKAMFRPQEKVGIVGRTGAGKSSLVSALFRLAEPQGKIYIDGIVTSEIGLHDLRQKMSIIPQDPVLFTGSMRKNLDPFNQHTDEELWSALEEVQLKSVVEELPGKLETALAESGSNFSVGQRQLVCLARAVLRKNRILIIDEATANVDPRTDELIQKTIRDKFRECTVLTIAHRLNTIVDSDRILVLDAGKIHAYDEPYTLLQDPTNIFYKMVQQTGKQEAAALLEAAKKAYDSRSRPSLSNGHAVTADGNLVIFETAL; encoded by the exons atg ggTCACATGGTGGCAAAGGGAACTTACACGGAGCTTCAGCAGTCTGGATTGGACTTCACCTCCCTTCTcaagaaggaggaagaggagcaacaGCAGCCTCATCATGACACCCCCACCAGAACTCGAACTCTGTCTCAAAATTCAGTGCTGTCCCAGACTTCCTCTGTCCAGTCCATCAAAGATGAAGACCAGTTACCG GCGGAGAAAGTTCAGACATTTGCAGAGGAGACTCGAGCTCAGGGAACCATTGGAATACGCATCTATGCCAAGTATCTGGCAGCTGGGGCCAACATTGTGGTTCTGCTGGCTGTCGTGCTGCTTAACATCATGGCTCAG GTAGCATACATCATGCAAGACTGGTGGCTAGCTTACTG GGCTGATGAGCAAGAAAAACTAATGGCCAGCAGTAACATGACTAACATCACAACAAATGGACTAAATGTCACCAAAGAGCTGGACACGGATTTTTACCTGGGAATTTATGGAG GTTTGACTGCAGTCACCATAATCTTTGGCTTTGGCAGGAATTTGGTGCTGTTCAATGTGCTAGTGAGGTGTTCACAGTCTCTGCACAACCGCATGTTTAGCGCTATACTCCAAACACCCGTGCGCTTCTTTGACATCAATCCGATTG GAAGAGTATTGAACAGATTTTCAAAGGACATTGGGCTGCTGGACTCCAACATGCCAGTGACGTTTGCAGATTTCGTTCAG ATCTTCCTCCAGATACTTGGGGTCATTGCTGTTGCAGCGTCAGTGATTCCCTGGATCCTTATCCCCGTTGTCCCCCTCCTTCTCATCTTTCTTTATTTGCGTCGCTACTTTCTGCGGACCTCCAGAAATGTTAAACGGCTGGAGTCCACCA CTCGGAGTCCAGTCTTCTCCCACTTGTCCTCATCTCTTCAGGGCCTTTGGACAATCCGAGCATTTGGGGAAGAGAAGCGCTTCCAGAAAGTCTTTGATGCCCATCAGGACCTGCACTCAG AGGCCTGGTTCCtgttcctgaccacctctcGCTGGTTTGCTGTCCGCCTTGATGGCATCTGCTCCATCTTTGTTACCATCACTACTTTTGGCTGTCTGCTGCTCAGAGACA AGCTTGATGCGGGTGCTGTTGGTTTGGCTCTGAGCTACTCTGTCACACTAATGGGCATGTTCCAGTGGGGTGTCAGACAGAGTGCAGAGGTGGAGAACATG ATGACATCAGTGGAAAGAGTAGTAGAGTACACTAAACTGGAGAGTGAAGCACCCTGGGAAACCCAGAAACGTCCTCCTCCTGATTGGCCAAGTAAAGGCCTGGTGACTTTTGACCAGGTCAACTTCTCCTACAGTGCTGACGGACCTCAGGTGCTGCACAACCTGAAAGCCATGTTTAGACCCCAAGAGAAG GTTGGTATTGTGGGTAGAACAGGAGCCGGGAAAAGCTCTCTGGTCTCGGCTCTGTTCCGCCTGGCAGAGCCCCAGGGGAAGATCTACATCGACGGTATTGTGACCTCTGAGATCGGCCTCCATGACCTGCGGCAGAAGATGTCCATCATTCCTCAG GACCCGGTACTGTTTACGGGTTCCATGAGAAAGAACCTGGATCCATTTAACCAACACACAGATGAAGAACTGTGGAGTGCTCTGGAAGAG GTGCAGCTAAAGTCTGTGGTGGAAGAGCTCCCTGGAAAGTTGGAGACTGCCCTGGCTGAGTCGGGCTCCAACTTCAGTGTGGGCCAGAGGCAACTGGTGTGTCTGGCACGAGCTGTCCTGAGGAAGAAccgcatcctcatcattgaTGAGGCCACAGCCAATGTGGACCCGAG GACCGATGAGCTGATCCAGAAAACCATACGAGATAAATTCAGGGAATGCACTGTGCTCACCATCGCTCATCGCCTCAACACCATCGTAGACAGCGACCGTATACTG GTTCTAGATGCGGGGAAGATCCATGCGTATGATGAGCCGTACACCCTGCTGCAGGATCCCACTAACATTTTTTATAAAATGGTGCAGCAGACGGGCAAacaggaggcagcagctcttctAGAGGCAGCTAAAAAG GCTTACGACAGCAGGAGCCGCCCCAGCCTGTCAAACGGACACGCAGTAACAGCAGACGGGAACTTGGTTATCTTTGAGACCGCTCTGTAA
- the LOC112432754 gene encoding ATP-binding cassette sub-family C member 4-like isoform X3 → MVWPLLTERSDIIPPFLPRESETAPCCEGHMVAKGTYTELQQSGLDFTSLLKKEEEEQQQPHHDTPTRTRTLSQNSVLSQTSSVQSIKDEDQLPAEKVQTFAEETRAQGTIGIRIYAKYLAAGANIVVLLAVVLLNIMAQVAYIMQDWWLAYWADEQEKLMASSNMTNITTNGLNVTKELDTDFYLGIYGGLTAVTIIFGFGRNLVLFNVLVRCSQSLHNRMFSAILQTPVRFFDINPIGRVLNRFSKDIGLLDSNMPVTFADFVQIFLQILGVIAVAASVIPWILIPVVPLLLIFLYLRRYFLRTSRNVKRLESTTRSPVFSHLSSSLQGLWTIRAFGEEKRFQKVFDAHQDLHSEAWFLFLTTSRWFAVRLDGICSIFVTITTFGCLLLRDKLDAGAVGLALSYSVTLMGMFQWGVRQSAEVENMMTSVERVVEYTKLESEAPWETQKRPPPDWPSKGLVTFDQVNFSYSADGPQVLHNLKAMFRPQEKVGIVGRTGAGKSSLVSALFRLAEPQGKIYIDGIVTSEIGLHDLRQKMSIIPQDPVLFTGSMRKNLDPFNQHTDEELWSALEEVQLKSVVEELPGKLETALAESGSNFSVGQRQLVCLARAVLRKNRILIIDEATANVDPRTDELIQKTIRDKFRECTVLTIAHRLNTIVDSDRILVLDAGKIHAYDEPYTLLQDPTNIFYKMVQQTGKQEAAALLEAAKKAYDSRSRPSLSNGHAVTADGNLVIFETAL, encoded by the exons ATGGTATGGCCGCTTCTGACAGAAAGATCAGACATCATTCCTCCTTTCTTACCAAGGGAATCAGAGACTGCTCCCTGTTGTGAG ggTCACATGGTGGCAAAGGGAACTTACACGGAGCTTCAGCAGTCTGGATTGGACTTCACCTCCCTTCTcaagaaggaggaagaggagcaacaGCAGCCTCATCATGACACCCCCACCAGAACTCGAACTCTGTCTCAAAATTCAGTGCTGTCCCAGACTTCCTCTGTCCAGTCCATCAAAGATGAAGACCAGTTACCG GCGGAGAAAGTTCAGACATTTGCAGAGGAGACTCGAGCTCAGGGAACCATTGGAATACGCATCTATGCCAAGTATCTGGCAGCTGGGGCCAACATTGTGGTTCTGCTGGCTGTCGTGCTGCTTAACATCATGGCTCAG GTAGCATACATCATGCAAGACTGGTGGCTAGCTTACTG GGCTGATGAGCAAGAAAAACTAATGGCCAGCAGTAACATGACTAACATCACAACAAATGGACTAAATGTCACCAAAGAGCTGGACACGGATTTTTACCTGGGAATTTATGGAG GTTTGACTGCAGTCACCATAATCTTTGGCTTTGGCAGGAATTTGGTGCTGTTCAATGTGCTAGTGAGGTGTTCACAGTCTCTGCACAACCGCATGTTTAGCGCTATACTCCAAACACCCGTGCGCTTCTTTGACATCAATCCGATTG GAAGAGTATTGAACAGATTTTCAAAGGACATTGGGCTGCTGGACTCCAACATGCCAGTGACGTTTGCAGATTTCGTTCAG ATCTTCCTCCAGATACTTGGGGTCATTGCTGTTGCAGCGTCAGTGATTCCCTGGATCCTTATCCCCGTTGTCCCCCTCCTTCTCATCTTTCTTTATTTGCGTCGCTACTTTCTGCGGACCTCCAGAAATGTTAAACGGCTGGAGTCCACCA CTCGGAGTCCAGTCTTCTCCCACTTGTCCTCATCTCTTCAGGGCCTTTGGACAATCCGAGCATTTGGGGAAGAGAAGCGCTTCCAGAAAGTCTTTGATGCCCATCAGGACCTGCACTCAG AGGCCTGGTTCCtgttcctgaccacctctcGCTGGTTTGCTGTCCGCCTTGATGGCATCTGCTCCATCTTTGTTACCATCACTACTTTTGGCTGTCTGCTGCTCAGAGACA AGCTTGATGCGGGTGCTGTTGGTTTGGCTCTGAGCTACTCTGTCACACTAATGGGCATGTTCCAGTGGGGTGTCAGACAGAGTGCAGAGGTGGAGAACATG ATGACATCAGTGGAAAGAGTAGTAGAGTACACTAAACTGGAGAGTGAAGCACCCTGGGAAACCCAGAAACGTCCTCCTCCTGATTGGCCAAGTAAAGGCCTGGTGACTTTTGACCAGGTCAACTTCTCCTACAGTGCTGACGGACCTCAGGTGCTGCACAACCTGAAAGCCATGTTTAGACCCCAAGAGAAG GTTGGTATTGTGGGTAGAACAGGAGCCGGGAAAAGCTCTCTGGTCTCGGCTCTGTTCCGCCTGGCAGAGCCCCAGGGGAAGATCTACATCGACGGTATTGTGACCTCTGAGATCGGCCTCCATGACCTGCGGCAGAAGATGTCCATCATTCCTCAG GACCCGGTACTGTTTACGGGTTCCATGAGAAAGAACCTGGATCCATTTAACCAACACACAGATGAAGAACTGTGGAGTGCTCTGGAAGAG GTGCAGCTAAAGTCTGTGGTGGAAGAGCTCCCTGGAAAGTTGGAGACTGCCCTGGCTGAGTCGGGCTCCAACTTCAGTGTGGGCCAGAGGCAACTGGTGTGTCTGGCACGAGCTGTCCTGAGGAAGAAccgcatcctcatcattgaTGAGGCCACAGCCAATGTGGACCCGAG GACCGATGAGCTGATCCAGAAAACCATACGAGATAAATTCAGGGAATGCACTGTGCTCACCATCGCTCATCGCCTCAACACCATCGTAGACAGCGACCGTATACTG GTTCTAGATGCGGGGAAGATCCATGCGTATGATGAGCCGTACACCCTGCTGCAGGATCCCACTAACATTTTTTATAAAATGGTGCAGCAGACGGGCAAacaggaggcagcagctcttctAGAGGCAGCTAAAAAG GCTTACGACAGCAGGAGCCGCCCCAGCCTGTCAAACGGACACGCAGTAACAGCAGACGGGAACTTGGTTATCTTTGAGACCGCTCTGTAA
- the LOC112432754 gene encoding ATP-binding cassette sub-family C member 4-like isoform X1 codes for MLTLSQLAPLHETLFRVITQTSRQVKQLRKGLKETMVWPLLTERSDIIPPFLPRESETAPCCEGHMVAKGTYTELQQSGLDFTSLLKKEEEEQQQPHHDTPTRTRTLSQNSVLSQTSSVQSIKDEDQLPAEKVQTFAEETRAQGTIGIRIYAKYLAAGANIVVLLAVVLLNIMAQVAYIMQDWWLAYWADEQEKLMASSNMTNITTNGLNVTKELDTDFYLGIYGGLTAVTIIFGFGRNLVLFNVLVRCSQSLHNRMFSAILQTPVRFFDINPIGRVLNRFSKDIGLLDSNMPVTFADFVQIFLQILGVIAVAASVIPWILIPVVPLLLIFLYLRRYFLRTSRNVKRLESTTRSPVFSHLSSSLQGLWTIRAFGEEKRFQKVFDAHQDLHSEAWFLFLTTSRWFAVRLDGICSIFVTITTFGCLLLRDKLDAGAVGLALSYSVTLMGMFQWGVRQSAEVENMMTSVERVVEYTKLESEAPWETQKRPPPDWPSKGLVTFDQVNFSYSADGPQVLHNLKAMFRPQEKVGIVGRTGAGKSSLVSALFRLAEPQGKIYIDGIVTSEIGLHDLRQKMSIIPQDPVLFTGSMRKNLDPFNQHTDEELWSALEEVQLKSVVEELPGKLETALAESGSNFSVGQRQLVCLARAVLRKNRILIIDEATANVDPRTDELIQKTIRDKFRECTVLTIAHRLNTIVDSDRILVLDAGKIHAYDEPYTLLQDPTNIFYKMVQQTGKQEAAALLEAAKKAYDSRSRPSLSNGHAVTADGNLVIFETAL; via the exons ATGCTAACGCTATCACAGCTAGCTCCACTCCACGAAACGCTGTTCAGG GTCATAACACAAACAAGTCGTCAAGTCAAGCAGCTGAGGAAAGGGCTTAAGGAAACCATGGTATGGCCGCTTCTGACAGAAAGATCAGACATCATTCCTCCTTTCTTACCAAGGGAATCAGAGACTGCTCCCTGTTGTGAG ggTCACATGGTGGCAAAGGGAACTTACACGGAGCTTCAGCAGTCTGGATTGGACTTCACCTCCCTTCTcaagaaggaggaagaggagcaacaGCAGCCTCATCATGACACCCCCACCAGAACTCGAACTCTGTCTCAAAATTCAGTGCTGTCCCAGACTTCCTCTGTCCAGTCCATCAAAGATGAAGACCAGTTACCG GCGGAGAAAGTTCAGACATTTGCAGAGGAGACTCGAGCTCAGGGAACCATTGGAATACGCATCTATGCCAAGTATCTGGCAGCTGGGGCCAACATTGTGGTTCTGCTGGCTGTCGTGCTGCTTAACATCATGGCTCAG GTAGCATACATCATGCAAGACTGGTGGCTAGCTTACTG GGCTGATGAGCAAGAAAAACTAATGGCCAGCAGTAACATGACTAACATCACAACAAATGGACTAAATGTCACCAAAGAGCTGGACACGGATTTTTACCTGGGAATTTATGGAG GTTTGACTGCAGTCACCATAATCTTTGGCTTTGGCAGGAATTTGGTGCTGTTCAATGTGCTAGTGAGGTGTTCACAGTCTCTGCACAACCGCATGTTTAGCGCTATACTCCAAACACCCGTGCGCTTCTTTGACATCAATCCGATTG GAAGAGTATTGAACAGATTTTCAAAGGACATTGGGCTGCTGGACTCCAACATGCCAGTGACGTTTGCAGATTTCGTTCAG ATCTTCCTCCAGATACTTGGGGTCATTGCTGTTGCAGCGTCAGTGATTCCCTGGATCCTTATCCCCGTTGTCCCCCTCCTTCTCATCTTTCTTTATTTGCGTCGCTACTTTCTGCGGACCTCCAGAAATGTTAAACGGCTGGAGTCCACCA CTCGGAGTCCAGTCTTCTCCCACTTGTCCTCATCTCTTCAGGGCCTTTGGACAATCCGAGCATTTGGGGAAGAGAAGCGCTTCCAGAAAGTCTTTGATGCCCATCAGGACCTGCACTCAG AGGCCTGGTTCCtgttcctgaccacctctcGCTGGTTTGCTGTCCGCCTTGATGGCATCTGCTCCATCTTTGTTACCATCACTACTTTTGGCTGTCTGCTGCTCAGAGACA AGCTTGATGCGGGTGCTGTTGGTTTGGCTCTGAGCTACTCTGTCACACTAATGGGCATGTTCCAGTGGGGTGTCAGACAGAGTGCAGAGGTGGAGAACATG ATGACATCAGTGGAAAGAGTAGTAGAGTACACTAAACTGGAGAGTGAAGCACCCTGGGAAACCCAGAAACGTCCTCCTCCTGATTGGCCAAGTAAAGGCCTGGTGACTTTTGACCAGGTCAACTTCTCCTACAGTGCTGACGGACCTCAGGTGCTGCACAACCTGAAAGCCATGTTTAGACCCCAAGAGAAG GTTGGTATTGTGGGTAGAACAGGAGCCGGGAAAAGCTCTCTGGTCTCGGCTCTGTTCCGCCTGGCAGAGCCCCAGGGGAAGATCTACATCGACGGTATTGTGACCTCTGAGATCGGCCTCCATGACCTGCGGCAGAAGATGTCCATCATTCCTCAG GACCCGGTACTGTTTACGGGTTCCATGAGAAAGAACCTGGATCCATTTAACCAACACACAGATGAAGAACTGTGGAGTGCTCTGGAAGAG GTGCAGCTAAAGTCTGTGGTGGAAGAGCTCCCTGGAAAGTTGGAGACTGCCCTGGCTGAGTCGGGCTCCAACTTCAGTGTGGGCCAGAGGCAACTGGTGTGTCTGGCACGAGCTGTCCTGAGGAAGAAccgcatcctcatcattgaTGAGGCCACAGCCAATGTGGACCCGAG GACCGATGAGCTGATCCAGAAAACCATACGAGATAAATTCAGGGAATGCACTGTGCTCACCATCGCTCATCGCCTCAACACCATCGTAGACAGCGACCGTATACTG GTTCTAGATGCGGGGAAGATCCATGCGTATGATGAGCCGTACACCCTGCTGCAGGATCCCACTAACATTTTTTATAAAATGGTGCAGCAGACGGGCAAacaggaggcagcagctcttctAGAGGCAGCTAAAAAG GCTTACGACAGCAGGAGCCGCCCCAGCCTGTCAAACGGACACGCAGTAACAGCAGACGGGAACTTGGTTATCTTTGAGACCGCTCTGTAA
- the LOC112432754 gene encoding ATP-binding cassette sub-family C member 4-like isoform X2, which produces MGSDYVVLSSPHHNPHQPERACTCFKSKLKRCFLQLFLDGLIESARAYGHMVAKGTYTELQQSGLDFTSLLKKEEEEQQQPHHDTPTRTRTLSQNSVLSQTSSVQSIKDEDQLPAEKVQTFAEETRAQGTIGIRIYAKYLAAGANIVVLLAVVLLNIMAQVAYIMQDWWLAYWADEQEKLMASSNMTNITTNGLNVTKELDTDFYLGIYGGLTAVTIIFGFGRNLVLFNVLVRCSQSLHNRMFSAILQTPVRFFDINPIGRVLNRFSKDIGLLDSNMPVTFADFVQIFLQILGVIAVAASVIPWILIPVVPLLLIFLYLRRYFLRTSRNVKRLESTTRSPVFSHLSSSLQGLWTIRAFGEEKRFQKVFDAHQDLHSEAWFLFLTTSRWFAVRLDGICSIFVTITTFGCLLLRDKLDAGAVGLALSYSVTLMGMFQWGVRQSAEVENMMTSVERVVEYTKLESEAPWETQKRPPPDWPSKGLVTFDQVNFSYSADGPQVLHNLKAMFRPQEKVGIVGRTGAGKSSLVSALFRLAEPQGKIYIDGIVTSEIGLHDLRQKMSIIPQDPVLFTGSMRKNLDPFNQHTDEELWSALEEVQLKSVVEELPGKLETALAESGSNFSVGQRQLVCLARAVLRKNRILIIDEATANVDPRTDELIQKTIRDKFRECTVLTIAHRLNTIVDSDRILVLDAGKIHAYDEPYTLLQDPTNIFYKMVQQTGKQEAAALLEAAKKAYDSRSRPSLSNGHAVTADGNLVIFETAL; this is translated from the exons ATGGGCAGCGATTATGTTGTCCTGTCCAGTCCACACCATAATCCTCATCAACCTGAAAGAGCATGCACATGTTTTAAATCTAAACTGAAGAGGTGTTTCCTGCAGCTGTTCCTAGATGGACTTATTGAGTCTGCCAGGGCCTAT ggTCACATGGTGGCAAAGGGAACTTACACGGAGCTTCAGCAGTCTGGATTGGACTTCACCTCCCTTCTcaagaaggaggaagaggagcaacaGCAGCCTCATCATGACACCCCCACCAGAACTCGAACTCTGTCTCAAAATTCAGTGCTGTCCCAGACTTCCTCTGTCCAGTCCATCAAAGATGAAGACCAGTTACCG GCGGAGAAAGTTCAGACATTTGCAGAGGAGACTCGAGCTCAGGGAACCATTGGAATACGCATCTATGCCAAGTATCTGGCAGCTGGGGCCAACATTGTGGTTCTGCTGGCTGTCGTGCTGCTTAACATCATGGCTCAG GTAGCATACATCATGCAAGACTGGTGGCTAGCTTACTG GGCTGATGAGCAAGAAAAACTAATGGCCAGCAGTAACATGACTAACATCACAACAAATGGACTAAATGTCACCAAAGAGCTGGACACGGATTTTTACCTGGGAATTTATGGAG GTTTGACTGCAGTCACCATAATCTTTGGCTTTGGCAGGAATTTGGTGCTGTTCAATGTGCTAGTGAGGTGTTCACAGTCTCTGCACAACCGCATGTTTAGCGCTATACTCCAAACACCCGTGCGCTTCTTTGACATCAATCCGATTG GAAGAGTATTGAACAGATTTTCAAAGGACATTGGGCTGCTGGACTCCAACATGCCAGTGACGTTTGCAGATTTCGTTCAG ATCTTCCTCCAGATACTTGGGGTCATTGCTGTTGCAGCGTCAGTGATTCCCTGGATCCTTATCCCCGTTGTCCCCCTCCTTCTCATCTTTCTTTATTTGCGTCGCTACTTTCTGCGGACCTCCAGAAATGTTAAACGGCTGGAGTCCACCA CTCGGAGTCCAGTCTTCTCCCACTTGTCCTCATCTCTTCAGGGCCTTTGGACAATCCGAGCATTTGGGGAAGAGAAGCGCTTCCAGAAAGTCTTTGATGCCCATCAGGACCTGCACTCAG AGGCCTGGTTCCtgttcctgaccacctctcGCTGGTTTGCTGTCCGCCTTGATGGCATCTGCTCCATCTTTGTTACCATCACTACTTTTGGCTGTCTGCTGCTCAGAGACA AGCTTGATGCGGGTGCTGTTGGTTTGGCTCTGAGCTACTCTGTCACACTAATGGGCATGTTCCAGTGGGGTGTCAGACAGAGTGCAGAGGTGGAGAACATG ATGACATCAGTGGAAAGAGTAGTAGAGTACACTAAACTGGAGAGTGAAGCACCCTGGGAAACCCAGAAACGTCCTCCTCCTGATTGGCCAAGTAAAGGCCTGGTGACTTTTGACCAGGTCAACTTCTCCTACAGTGCTGACGGACCTCAGGTGCTGCACAACCTGAAAGCCATGTTTAGACCCCAAGAGAAG GTTGGTATTGTGGGTAGAACAGGAGCCGGGAAAAGCTCTCTGGTCTCGGCTCTGTTCCGCCTGGCAGAGCCCCAGGGGAAGATCTACATCGACGGTATTGTGACCTCTGAGATCGGCCTCCATGACCTGCGGCAGAAGATGTCCATCATTCCTCAG GACCCGGTACTGTTTACGGGTTCCATGAGAAAGAACCTGGATCCATTTAACCAACACACAGATGAAGAACTGTGGAGTGCTCTGGAAGAG GTGCAGCTAAAGTCTGTGGTGGAAGAGCTCCCTGGAAAGTTGGAGACTGCCCTGGCTGAGTCGGGCTCCAACTTCAGTGTGGGCCAGAGGCAACTGGTGTGTCTGGCACGAGCTGTCCTGAGGAAGAAccgcatcctcatcattgaTGAGGCCACAGCCAATGTGGACCCGAG GACCGATGAGCTGATCCAGAAAACCATACGAGATAAATTCAGGGAATGCACTGTGCTCACCATCGCTCATCGCCTCAACACCATCGTAGACAGCGACCGTATACTG GTTCTAGATGCGGGGAAGATCCATGCGTATGATGAGCCGTACACCCTGCTGCAGGATCCCACTAACATTTTTTATAAAATGGTGCAGCAGACGGGCAAacaggaggcagcagctcttctAGAGGCAGCTAAAAAG GCTTACGACAGCAGGAGCCGCCCCAGCCTGTCAAACGGACACGCAGTAACAGCAGACGGGAACTTGGTTATCTTTGAGACCGCTCTGTAA